One Streptomyces sp. ML-6 genomic region harbors:
- a CDS encoding GNAT family N-acetyltransferase, protein MHEVRLSDGTITLSPLRPEDAAAHLAGEDELLVRWLNGGPGTREGVEAYFRHCREQWDTGGPLRAFGIRVGSDETLAGTVDLRFAEEGLAPGQVNVAYGLYPAWRGRGLATRAVLLASHYAATEGGEEAVIQVDPENRASVAVARRAGFSPGEQPPGNDDTRFDWYVRDLRDAPQ, encoded by the coding sequence ATGCACGAGGTGAGACTGTCCGACGGGACCATCACTCTGTCGCCGCTGCGCCCGGAGGATGCGGCGGCGCATCTCGCGGGGGAGGACGAACTGCTGGTCCGCTGGCTCAACGGCGGCCCCGGCACGCGGGAGGGCGTCGAAGCGTACTTCCGGCACTGCCGGGAGCAGTGGGACACCGGCGGGCCGCTCCGCGCCTTCGGCATCCGGGTGGGCTCCGACGAGACGCTCGCGGGGACGGTCGACCTGCGGTTCGCGGAGGAGGGCCTGGCCCCCGGCCAGGTGAACGTCGCCTACGGCCTCTACCCCGCCTGGCGGGGGCGGGGCCTGGCCACCCGCGCGGTCCTGCTGGCGTCGCACTACGCGGCCACCGAGGGCGGCGAGGAGGCGGTGATCCAGGTCGACCCGGAGAATCGCGCATCCGTCGCGGTCGCGCGGCGGGCGGGGTTCAGCCCCGGCGAGCAGCCGCCCGGCAACGACGACACCCGGTTCGACTGGTACGTACGGGACCTGCGCGACGCTCCGCAGTGA